The nucleotide window CGCACCGACGGCCCATTCTCCAGACAATCCGCCAATCTCCACGCCAAGCCGTGTCCTTGGCACGTGTCAGGCAGTTATGCGAGGTGGGGGAGCCGCGTCGGCCCAAGGAAGCAGGAGTGCGATGCGCGTAGGAAGTTTTGTTCTGGCGGCCCAGTTTCCCGGTCAGGGACAGGGCGAGGCCCTGCACCGCGCGGTGCGGTCCGCGGAGGTCGCCGAGGAGGCCGGGCTCGATGCGGTGTGGCTGGCCGAGCACCATTTCGTGCCGTACGGGACGTGCCCGTCGGCCGTGACGCTCGCGGCGTTACTGCTCGGCCGCACCCGGCGCATCCGGGTGGGCACGGCGGTCAGTGTGCTGCCCACCGTGCACCCGGTGGCACTCGGCGAGCAGACCGCGCTGCTGCACGTGACGTCGGGCGGACGGTTCTCGCTCGGCGTGGGGCGGGGCGGGCCCTGGGTCGACCTCGAGGTCTTCGGGACGGGACTCGAGGCGTACGAGAAGGGGTTCCCGGAATCACTCGATCTGCTGGTCCGGTGGCTGCGCCGGCCGGCCGTGGCGGGCGGCTCCGAGCGCTTCGGCTTCCGCGAGGTGGCCGTCGTACCGAGGCCGTCGCAGGCCCTGACGGGCGGCGAGGGTCCCGAGGTGATCGTCGCCTGCACCTCGCCGTCGAGCGTCAGGACGGCCGCCGAGCGCGGACTGCCGATGCTGCTCGGCATGCACGTGGGGGACGAGGAGAAGGCGGAGATGGTCGCGCTGTGGCGTACGCACGCGCGCGCCTCGGGGCGCTCCCCCGACGAGATCGCGGGCGCCGGCGCCTCCCATGTGTCGGCCGGCGTCGCGCAGATCGCGGACCGGCGGACGGACGCCGTCGAGTCGCTCCAGAAGGCCATGCCGGGATGGCTCAAACAAGGGCTCGATGCGCATGTGACGGTGGACGGCCGCAAGCGCACGATGCGCGATCCGCTGGCCTACACGGAACTCCTGTGCGGACTCCACCCGGTGGGTACGCCCCAGCTGTGCGCGGACCGCCTCGCGGCGACCTCCGAACGCACGGGGATCACCCGCTTCGCCCTCCTCGTGGAAGGCTCGGGCGACCTGGACGCCACGGAGGAGAACGTCCGGCGGCTGGGGGGCGAGGTACTGCCACGCCTGCGGTGAGCGGGACCCGCGCCCCGGCCAGGGCGCGAGGACCCGGCTCCGCCGACCCGTGGTCCGGGCCCTGGGGCCCGGACCACGGGAAACCCGCCGCTCCCGTACAGAACACCTCCCGCGTACGGAGCGGCGAGCCGTGCGACGTCAACGCGTCAGCAGTCCCGGAACTCCGGCGACTGGTTCAGCAGTTGACTGCGCACCGACGTGAAGCGGGCCAGGGTGTCGTCCACCGAGCCGTCCAGCGGGAACACTGCCACCCGGTGGCAGTTCTGGAAGGCCAGCCGCACCCCGAAGTGCCGCTGCAGCGCACCTCGTATCGCGTCGCTCGCGAGGGCACGCAGCAGTTGGCCCCGCGCGTGCTCGTCCGGCGGCGGCGTCTGGTTGTCGGCGAAGTTGCCGCCGTCCACCTTCAGCTGGGCCACCAGGGAGCTGATCATCTCCCACGCGTAGGGCAGGGAGGTCCGGACGCAGTC belongs to Streptomyces sp. V3I8 and includes:
- a CDS encoding SCO5389 family protein; protein product: MSLDVSPALLEKAERGEVDEAEFVDCVRTSLPYAWEMISSLVAQLKVDGGNFADNQTPPPDEHARGQLLRALASDAIRGALQRHFGVRLAFQNCHRVAVFPLDGSVDDTLARFTSVRSQLLNQSPEFRDC
- a CDS encoding LLM class flavin-dependent oxidoreductase; the protein is MRVGSFVLAAQFPGQGQGEALHRAVRSAEVAEEAGLDAVWLAEHHFVPYGTCPSAVTLAALLLGRTRRIRVGTAVSVLPTVHPVALGEQTALLHVTSGGRFSLGVGRGGPWVDLEVFGTGLEAYEKGFPESLDLLVRWLRRPAVAGGSERFGFREVAVVPRPSQALTGGEGPEVIVACTSPSSVRTAAERGLPMLLGMHVGDEEKAEMVALWRTHARASGRSPDEIAGAGASHVSAGVAQIADRRTDAVESLQKAMPGWLKQGLDAHVTVDGRKRTMRDPLAYTELLCGLHPVGTPQLCADRLAATSERTGITRFALLVEGSGDLDATEENVRRLGGEVLPRLR